One window of uncultured Methanoregula sp. genomic DNA carries:
- a CDS encoding TldD/PmbA family protein, whose amino-acid sequence MSGISYYDLRHVTGETTHIDIDNSVVESAGTSFVNVAVLRVLSGHGWGVLQIDNYTPCTGRKFEELLERAGRLAGITEENVVLGEAPHGILPVPPVKEDPSQVPLEEKSALLAAIENGARSPGIVNTRANYIERVENVHFSDSSGNEYRFRMTRSGFNVLAVASRNGDLQMGYEREHSIHGFNLRHQESIGKKSAETAIALLDAGAPKGGKLRAVLDPELAGVFAHEAVGHASEGDLIHEGNSVLKGRIGEKIGNEILTIVDDPGLREFGFDPVDAEGVAVTRTEIVKNGIIHAFLHNRESLASVGNGSAGHARAMPGEPPLVRMSNTFIEEGDATEEEIFAECKNGIFLKGSRGGQVDPGRGIFQFNAEYGYLIENGECTRMVRDVSLSGDILTTLHGIVLCGNKRVMSPGYCGKGGQSVPVSDGAPHILLNDAVVGGSGLD is encoded by the coding sequence ATGTCGGGTATTTCCTATTACGATCTCCGGCACGTTACCGGAGAGACCACCCACATCGATATCGACAACAGCGTGGTGGAATCGGCCGGAACCTCTTTTGTCAACGTGGCGGTGCTCCGGGTGCTCTCCGGGCACGGCTGGGGCGTCCTCCAGATCGATAACTACACCCCCTGCACCGGCAGGAAATTCGAGGAGCTCCTGGAACGGGCGGGCAGGCTTGCCGGGATCACCGAAGAGAACGTAGTGCTTGGCGAGGCTCCCCATGGCATCCTTCCCGTTCCCCCGGTGAAAGAGGATCCCAGTCAGGTCCCGCTCGAGGAAAAGTCTGCTCTCCTTGCCGCTATTGAGAACGGGGCCCGCAGCCCCGGCATCGTCAATACCAGGGCCAACTACATCGAGCGGGTCGAGAATGTGCACTTCTCCGACAGTTCCGGTAACGAATACCGCTTCCGGATGACACGGTCGGGGTTTAATGTCCTTGCCGTTGCCTCCCGGAACGGCGATCTCCAGATGGGCTACGAGCGCGAGCATTCCATCCACGGGTTCAACCTCCGCCACCAGGAGAGTATCGGGAAGAAATCTGCTGAGACTGCGATTGCTCTCCTGGATGCCGGTGCACCGAAGGGAGGAAAACTGCGGGCAGTGCTTGACCCGGAACTTGCCGGTGTCTTTGCCCACGAAGCAGTGGGGCATGCCAGCGAAGGCGACCTGATCCACGAAGGGAACTCCGTCCTGAAAGGGAGGATCGGTGAAAAGATCGGCAACGAGATCCTTACCATTGTCGATGACCCCGGCCTCCGCGAGTTTGGTTTCGACCCCGTGGACGCCGAAGGAGTAGCCGTGACCCGGACCGAGATTGTCAAAAACGGTATAATCCATGCGTTCCTGCACAACCGGGAATCCCTTGCTTCGGTCGGGAACGGCTCTGCAGGCCATGCCCGGGCCATGCCCGGGGAACCCCCGCTCGTACGGATGAGCAACACGTTCATCGAAGAAGGTGACGCAACGGAGGAAGAGATATTCGCGGAATGCAAAAACGGCATTTTCCTCAAAGGCTCCCGGGGAGGCCAGGTTGACCCGGGGCGGGGAATCTTCCAGTTCAATGCCGAATACGGGTATCTCATAGAGAACGGGGAATGCACCCGGATGGTCCGGGATGTATCATTGTCCGGGGATATCCTCACGACCCTTCACGGGATTGTCCTCTGCGGGAACAAGCGGGTGATGAGCCCGGGTTATTGCGGCAAAGGCGGCCAGAGCGTTCCTGTCAGCGACGGGGCTCCGCATATTCTCTTAAACGACGC
- the lonB gene encoding ATP-dependent protease LonB — translation MENPELSSPQPEQTEPAAPVAPVAPESAVPEAVVTDGIVAISSQIEVPPKLIDQVIGQEHAVEVIKKAAIQRRHVMMIGSPGTGKSMLAKAMAELLPKEDLLDILVYPNSDDSNNPVIRTVAGGRGKQIVAAHKAEAKKKAQFRQTLLMLLLLGIAGYAIITMQLLMGLIAGAFVFMALRYTTPREEAMVPKLLVSNDTKSIAPFIDGTGSHAGALLGDVRHDPFQSGGLETPAHDRVEAGAIHRSNGGVLFIDEINTLDPHSQQNLLTALQEGEFPITGQSERSSGAMVRTEPVPCKFVMVAAGNLDAIQGMHPALRSRIRGYGYEVYMAESMDDTPENQQKYIRFIAQEVKNDGKIPHFDQSGIDEIIREARRRSNRKGHLTLKLRDMGGLIRVAGDIARQENATITTGAHVITAKKTARSIEDQVSDEITRHLREYEMTVVEGTRVGRVNGLAVTGSDAGSVLPIMAEVTPAQGASGTVIATGMLKEIAQESIKNVSAILKKFTGRDVKNIDIHIQFIGTYMGVEGDSASVSVATAVVSAIEGIPVRQDIAMTGSLSVRGDVLPVGGVTYKIEAAAKAGIKTVLIPRMNMGDVLIEERFKSLVTIIPIDTIDDVLKLALVPENSDGFLTKLRKMALRPTALIPEVTAINQTMA, via the coding sequence ATGGAAAATCCTGAACTCTCATCTCCGCAGCCAGAACAAACAGAGCCAGCAGCCCCGGTAGCACCAGTAGCACCGGAGAGTGCCGTTCCTGAAGCCGTCGTTACTGATGGTATTGTTGCAATATCCTCGCAGATAGAAGTCCCGCCGAAGCTCATCGATCAGGTGATCGGACAGGAGCATGCGGTGGAAGTGATCAAGAAGGCCGCAATCCAGCGCCGGCACGTCATGATGATCGGCAGCCCCGGTACCGGCAAATCCATGCTTGCAAAGGCCATGGCCGAACTCCTTCCCAAGGAAGATCTGCTGGACATCCTCGTATACCCCAACTCCGATGACTCCAACAACCCGGTGATCCGGACGGTTGCGGGAGGCCGGGGAAAACAGATTGTCGCTGCCCACAAGGCCGAAGCAAAGAAGAAAGCCCAGTTCAGGCAGACCCTCCTGATGCTGCTCCTGCTCGGTATTGCCGGGTACGCCATCATCACCATGCAGCTCCTCATGGGACTGATCGCAGGAGCTTTTGTCTTCATGGCCCTGCGCTATACAACCCCCCGGGAAGAAGCGATGGTCCCCAAGCTCCTTGTCTCCAATGATACGAAGAGCATTGCCCCTTTTATTGACGGTACCGGCTCCCATGCAGGAGCTCTCCTGGGCGATGTCCGGCACGACCCGTTCCAGAGCGGCGGCCTCGAGACTCCCGCCCACGATCGCGTTGAAGCAGGAGCAATCCACCGGTCAAATGGTGGCGTGCTCTTCATCGATGAGATCAACACCCTCGACCCCCACTCCCAGCAGAACCTCCTCACCGCTCTCCAGGAAGGCGAGTTTCCCATCACCGGCCAGAGCGAGCGGTCGAGCGGGGCAATGGTCCGGACAGAACCGGTGCCCTGCAAATTCGTGATGGTTGCAGCCGGGAACCTCGATGCCATCCAGGGAATGCATCCCGCACTCCGCTCGCGTATCCGCGGGTACGGGTACGAGGTCTACATGGCGGAAAGCATGGATGACACTCCTGAGAACCAGCAGAAGTATATCCGGTTCATTGCGCAGGAAGTCAAGAACGACGGGAAGATCCCACACTTCGACCAGAGCGGCATCGATGAGATCATCCGTGAAGCCCGCAGGCGCTCGAACCGCAAGGGCCACCTGACCCTCAAGCTGCGGGACATGGGCGGCCTGATCCGGGTTGCAGGAGATATTGCCCGGCAGGAGAATGCAACAATCACTACCGGCGCCCACGTTATCACCGCAAAGAAAACCGCCCGGTCGATCGAGGACCAGGTCTCCGACGAGATCACGCGCCACCTGCGGGAATACGAGATGACGGTGGTTGAAGGAACCCGCGTAGGCCGTGTGAACGGGCTTGCTGTGACCGGCAGCGATGCCGGATCCGTCCTCCCCATCATGGCTGAGGTTACCCCCGCACAGGGTGCGAGCGGAACCGTGATCGCAACCGGTATGCTCAAGGAGATTGCGCAGGAATCCATCAAGAACGTCAGTGCAATTCTCAAGAAGTTTACGGGAAGGGATGTCAAGAACATCGATATCCACATCCAGTTCATCGGGACGTACATGGGCGTCGAGGGAGATTCTGCATCCGTGAGTGTCGCGACTGCCGTTGTCAGCGCTATTGAGGGGATCCCTGTCCGGCAGGATATCGCCATGACCGGGTCTCTTTCCGTGCGGGGGGATGTCCTCCCGGTTGGCGGGGTTACCTATAAGATCGAGGCAGCTGCCAAGGCCGGCATCAAGACGGTCCTTATCCCCCGCATGAATATGGGGGATGTTCTCATCGAAGAGCGGTTCAAATCCCTTGTCACCATCATCCCCATCGACACGATCGATGACGTCCTCAAGCTGGCCCTCGTACCGGAGAACTCCGACGGGTTCCTCACCAAGCTCCGTAAGATGGCATTGAGACCCACGGCCCTCATTCCGGAAGTTACGGCGATCAACCAGACCATGGCCTGA
- a CDS encoding ribose-phosphate diphosphokinase, translating into MKVISTEKSQVLATRLARALKTTIVDVNYSRFPDGEHYLRAGDLDEETIIVGSVVDNDALVQLLLLIDACESSKNRLVLPYMAYARQDKRFHPGEPISSRAVAQVFSRGISDITTVNIHDKDVLRFFSVPTKNISVAREIGSYIKTLELDNPLILSPDDGALAFANEVASVGGWDVDHLEKTRLSGVEVRMAPKQLSAKGRSVIIVDDIISTGGTIATAAGMLYSQGADDVYAACVHGVLTGGAYARLMATGIRDVICSDTVERACSKLSAADQIAHALNSS; encoded by the coding sequence ATGAAGGTAATCAGTACTGAGAAATCCCAGGTTCTTGCCACCCGGCTTGCACGCGCCCTCAAGACTACGATTGTGGATGTCAATTACTCCCGTTTTCCCGATGGCGAACATTACCTGCGGGCTGGAGATCTCGACGAGGAAACCATCATTGTCGGGAGCGTTGTGGACAACGATGCACTCGTCCAGCTGCTGCTCCTGATCGATGCCTGCGAGAGCTCAAAAAACCGGCTGGTCCTTCCCTATATGGCATATGCCCGCCAGGACAAGCGGTTCCACCCGGGCGAGCCTATAAGCAGCCGTGCCGTGGCACAGGTATTCAGCCGGGGAATTTCGGATATTACGACGGTCAACATCCACGATAAGGATGTGCTCAGGTTCTTCTCCGTCCCGACAAAGAACATCTCGGTTGCCCGGGAGATCGGATCCTACATCAAAACCCTGGAGCTCGACAACCCGCTCATTCTCTCGCCGGATGATGGCGCGCTTGCTTTTGCCAATGAAGTAGCATCGGTCGGAGGATGGGACGTTGATCACCTGGAAAAGACACGGCTGAGCGGGGTCGAAGTCAGGATGGCCCCCAAACAACTCTCTGCAAAAGGCCGGTCCGTCATCATTGTGGATGACATCATCTCCACGGGCGGCACGATCGCAACTGCGGCGGGAATGCTCTACAGCCAGGGGGCGGACGATGTCTATGCCGCCTGCGTCCACGGGGTCCTGACCGGGGGAGCCTATGCCCGGCTCATGGCAACCGGGATCCGGGACGTGATCTGCAGCGATACCGTAGAGCGGGCGTGCAGTAAACTATCAGCAGCGGACCAGATTGCCCATGCCCTCAACTCATCTTAA
- a CDS encoding nucleotide-binding protein: MKAVLDASVFFSELPLDGELYTTPSVCDELLDIRAKGNFEKLCAAGLQVQSPGPESREAVRQAAKKSRDSGVISGTDEDLLALTLELGAVLYTDDFAIQNVAGVMKLETHPILQRKARQVRWKYRCSGCGKYYGHDGECMICGAAIKRKLK; this comes from the coding sequence ATGAAAGCCGTTCTCGATGCAAGTGTCTTTTTTTCCGAACTCCCTCTTGACGGCGAATTGTATACAACTCCCTCCGTCTGTGACGAACTTCTCGATATCCGGGCAAAGGGAAATTTCGAGAAGCTGTGCGCCGCGGGGCTCCAGGTGCAGTCCCCTGGGCCGGAAAGCAGGGAGGCGGTCAGGCAGGCAGCAAAGAAATCCCGGGATAGCGGGGTGATATCCGGTACCGATGAAGACCTGCTGGCCCTCACCCTCGAACTGGGTGCAGTGCTCTATACCGATGATTTCGCCATCCAGAATGTTGCCGGCGTCATGAAACTGGAGACTCACCCCATACTCCAGAGAAAAGCCCGGCAGGTCCGCTGGAAATACCGGTGCAGCGGCTGCGGCAAATATTACGGGCATGACGGGGAATGCATGATCTGCGGTGCGGCGATTAAAAGAAAACTTAAATAG
- a CDS encoding orotate phosphoribosyltransferase-like protein: MSSLDDLIGRAKMLLADGHSPGQIADELSLSMETVTWLLTQAKGSAAPKDVHIDWTAVSSQAPLLEETAQMLLSRYYLARTGENTGSPAAGVIVGIALSGIPLATLIAVQEAAQLAIYHPAKQSQNEHPTGSISGNFAGIGGERCIIVDDTITSGKTMQEVVKYLKKHNAVPVAIWVIFDKRGIKDVDGVPVYSLFKISRID, encoded by the coding sequence ATGTCTTCCCTTGACGATCTGATTGGCAGGGCAAAGATGCTCCTGGCAGATGGGCACAGCCCGGGTCAGATTGCAGATGAACTCTCCCTTTCCATGGAGACCGTGACGTGGCTCCTGACCCAGGCCAAAGGATCTGCAGCCCCAAAAGATGTCCACATCGACTGGACTGCAGTCTCAAGCCAGGCCCCCCTTCTCGAAGAGACCGCCCAGATGCTCCTGAGCCGGTACTATCTCGCCCGGACCGGGGAGAATACCGGTTCTCCCGCAGCGGGGGTCATTGTCGGCATTGCACTCTCGGGAATTCCCCTTGCAACCCTCATCGCGGTCCAGGAGGCAGCCCAGCTTGCCATCTATCACCCGGCAAAACAGAGCCAGAACGAGCACCCGACCGGATCGATCAGCGGGAATTTTGCCGGCATCGGCGGCGAGCGGTGCATTATTGTTGATGATACCATCACCTCGGGAAAGACCATGCAGGAAGTGGTGAAGTACCTCAAGAAGCACAATGCCGTGCCGGTTGCAATCTGGGTAATCTTTGACAAGCGCGGTATCAAGGATGTGGATGGAGTACCGGTCTATTCGCTCTTTAAAATATCCCGTATTGACTGA
- the thsA gene encoding thermosome subunit alpha, producing MLSGQPIIILKENVERNYGKEAQRSNIAAAKAIAGAVRSTLGPRGMDKMLVSGSGDIVITNDGATILSEIAVQHPGAKMVIEVARTQDDEVGDGTTTAVILVGALMEQAEAMLEQGIHPTVIAQGYRMGMEKALDIVNSLSLKVDPSDRKTLLKIADTAITGKSIEQVKGKLDAIIVDAVMTVAEKVNGKFAVDEEDVMIKKQKGASMNDAELIRGVVIDKVRVHDGMPRKITKAKVAMVATPLEITKTQVKAKIKISSAEQINAFSEQEREALRKLADSVIDSGANVLLCQKGISDAAQFFLAKSGILAIEDVPEKDMKYASRALHANIVNKPESLTSKDLGVADLVEEDDEGKVTRISGCKNPKTTTILLRGTSDYLLDELERAVVDGTRVVMDAMEDGTYVVGGGAVETELLMKIRDYAQTVGGRVQLALEAYATAFESIPRTLAENSGYNPIDKLVELKNVHSKGKKNAGLNVYEGKVIDMLSEGVIEPLRSKRQSIQSASETAIMLIRVDDMMITQQGGKGGMPGM from the coding sequence ATGCTATCTGGACAGCCAATTATCATCTTAAAAGAAAATGTAGAGCGTAATTACGGGAAGGAAGCCCAGCGCTCGAATATTGCGGCCGCAAAGGCTATCGCCGGCGCCGTCAGGTCAACTCTCGGCCCCCGCGGTATGGACAAGATGCTTGTCAGCGGCTCAGGCGATATCGTCATAACGAACGATGGTGCCACTATCCTGAGTGAGATAGCCGTTCAGCACCCCGGCGCAAAGATGGTCATCGAAGTTGCACGGACCCAGGACGACGAGGTCGGCGACGGGACAACCACCGCAGTTATTCTTGTCGGTGCCCTTATGGAGCAGGCAGAGGCCATGCTCGAGCAGGGTATCCACCCGACCGTTATCGCGCAGGGTTACCGCATGGGCATGGAGAAGGCACTCGATATAGTCAACAGCCTCTCCCTCAAGGTAGACCCGTCCGACCGGAAGACCTTGCTCAAGATCGCCGATACGGCAATCACCGGAAAATCAATAGAGCAGGTCAAGGGAAAACTCGACGCCATTATCGTTGACGCGGTCATGACCGTTGCCGAGAAAGTCAACGGGAAATTCGCTGTTGACGAAGAAGACGTGATGATCAAGAAGCAGAAGGGCGCTTCCATGAACGACGCCGAGCTGATCCGCGGCGTTGTCATCGACAAGGTCCGGGTTCACGACGGCATGCCCAGGAAGATCACCAAGGCAAAAGTTGCAATGGTTGCAACGCCCCTTGAGATCACCAAGACCCAGGTCAAGGCCAAGATCAAGATCTCCAGCGCTGAACAGATAAACGCGTTCAGCGAACAGGAGCGCGAAGCACTCAGGAAACTCGCTGACTCAGTCATCGACAGCGGGGCAAACGTCCTCCTCTGCCAGAAGGGCATTTCGGATGCCGCCCAGTTCTTCCTTGCCAAGAGCGGCATTCTCGCGATCGAGGATGTGCCCGAAAAGGACATGAAATATGCGTCACGCGCCCTTCACGCCAACATCGTCAACAAGCCCGAATCCCTGACATCAAAGGATCTCGGTGTCGCAGACCTTGTTGAAGAAGACGACGAAGGCAAAGTCACGAGGATCTCCGGGTGCAAGAACCCCAAGACCACCACGATCCTGCTCCGCGGCACGAGCGACTACCTCCTCGACGAACTCGAGCGGGCAGTGGTCGACGGGACCCGTGTTGTCATGGACGCCATGGAAGACGGAACATATGTTGTCGGCGGCGGCGCAGTCGAGACCGAACTCCTCATGAAGATCCGGGACTATGCCCAGACCGTTGGAGGACGGGTCCAGCTCGCTCTCGAAGCCTATGCAACAGCATTCGAGTCCATCCCCCGCACCCTTGCCGAGAACTCCGGGTACAACCCGATTGATAAACTCGTGGAACTCAAGAACGTCCACTCCAAGGGCAAGAAGAATGCCGGCCTGAACGTGTACGAGGGTAAAGTCATCGACATGCTCTCGGAGGGCGTTATCGAGCCCCTGCGGTCCAAGCGCCAGTCCATCCAGAGCGCTTCCGAAACTGCCATCATGCTCATCCGTGTCGATGACATGATGATCACCCAGCAGGGTGGAAAGGGCGGCATGCCCGGCATGTAA
- a CDS encoding cupredoxin domain-containing protein → MKKVLAILILVAFLAVAAGCSQPAPAPQPTATPTPAPVTTRATSAPNLPATAVPAPGKTASVSDNTITISKMTFNPSQLTVKTGADVRWVNNDDKVHRIKFLDDTQSPLLAIGQSYTRSFTKPGVYDYTCLIHPYMKGTVTVEL, encoded by the coding sequence ATGAAAAAGGTTCTTGCGATTCTCATTCTCGTTGCTTTTCTGGCAGTTGCTGCCGGCTGCTCCCAGCCAGCCCCGGCCCCGCAGCCGACAGCGACGCCAACTCCTGCTCCGGTTACAACCCGGGCGACAAGTGCCCCCAATCTGCCGGCAACTGCTGTGCCGGCACCCGGGAAAACTGCGTCAGTATCGGATAATACCATCACCATCAGCAAGATGACCTTCAATCCTTCTCAACTGACGGTCAAGACCGGCGCGGATGTCCGCTGGGTCAACAACGATGACAAGGTCCACCGGATCAAGTTTCTCGATGATACCCAGTCGCCCCTTCTCGCCATAGGGCAGTCCTACACCCGGTCTTTTACCAAGCCGGGCGTGTATGATTACACCTGTCTCATCCACCCGTACATGAAGGGAACGGTCACCGTGGAGCTATAA
- a CDS encoding DEAD/DEAH box helicase gives MTSVFSTLHESLQQVLSQRLDWTELREVQERTYAAVAAGNDTLVIAPTAGGKSESALIPVMDDLLKHGRAGIACLYLSPLKALINDQEDRFSAFCIPTSLSVMKWHGDVARGERSWKEGEPPHFLMITPESLEVLLQEPTLSSALRQVRYIIIDELHAFVESERGVHLKVLLDRMDAVARRKIQRIGLSATTGNPDEVLRWLSDNRHGEALVAVPSAPQEKQFRFIVEPEESKRTEALARIVSGKKSLVFVNSRSVAEHLAQSLAGRIKNLHIHHSSLSPATRRLAEEAFSSDSGACIICTSTLELGIDIGDLDVVVQVGPPSSVSSFLQRMGRSGRRGKAAYVAWILKNPCELLCSCAIIECAMERSTEILVPLKKPYPVLLQQLFLNLHRRKTASRRQLGTELLSHPAFSSISECELQDLITHLISTGYLTADGELLMPGSEAERVFGRSNWKDLYSVITGGGEYRAVTPDGDVIGNLDTRFVRSHEAGGGISLGGQSWSVVKRDEGHNLVVVVPGAAESSSRIFWTGGGGEEGYSPLVCRMIQKIRARGSCLPLPKPEQELLRQAFERIPDGAGESGLLICERVSVQGREVFILSLQGSRFNRILSLLLKRELGGPVQVRYNDFSVRVQRAGKDGAAKRVLSALQRLRHLSRPAVGEALPLPPDEAGKFGRLLPLPLYRGMILADYYHIDEYMALIRDIPMSTGSDVMTPDHKGGPDTVSGENPDPASFQTGLSQ, from the coding sequence GTGACATCTGTCTTTTCCACGCTCCATGAATCCCTCCAGCAGGTCCTCTCCCAGCGACTGGACTGGACCGAGCTGCGCGAAGTGCAGGAACGCACGTATGCAGCAGTGGCAGCAGGGAACGATACGCTGGTCATTGCCCCGACTGCCGGGGGGAAATCGGAATCTGCCCTGATCCCGGTTATGGACGATCTTCTCAAACACGGCCGGGCGGGCATTGCCTGCCTGTACCTTTCCCCGCTCAAGGCCCTGATCAATGACCAGGAAGATCGCTTTTCTGCCTTCTGTATTCCCACGTCGCTCTCCGTGATGAAATGGCATGGCGACGTGGCCCGGGGCGAACGCTCGTGGAAGGAAGGCGAACCCCCGCATTTCCTGATGATAACCCCCGAATCGCTCGAGGTCCTGCTCCAGGAACCCACGCTCTCTTCCGCTCTCCGCCAGGTCCGGTACATCATCATTGACGAACTCCATGCCTTCGTGGAATCGGAACGGGGCGTGCACTTGAAAGTCCTGCTCGACCGGATGGATGCGGTAGCCCGGAGGAAGATCCAGCGGATCGGCCTCTCTGCAACCACGGGAAACCCGGACGAGGTGCTCCGCTGGCTCTCCGATAACCGCCACGGGGAAGCGCTCGTTGCCGTGCCCTCTGCCCCGCAGGAGAAGCAGTTCCGGTTCATTGTCGAGCCTGAAGAGAGCAAAAGAACAGAAGCGCTCGCGAGAATTGTATCCGGTAAAAAGTCGCTGGTCTTCGTGAACAGCAGGAGCGTTGCCGAACACCTTGCACAGTCCCTTGCCGGCCGGATCAAAAATCTCCATATCCACCACTCCTCACTCTCCCCGGCTACGCGGCGATTGGCTGAAGAAGCCTTCTCGTCTGACTCCGGTGCCTGCATCATCTGCACGAGCACCCTGGAACTCGGGATCGATATCGGGGATCTCGATGTCGTAGTCCAGGTGGGCCCTCCCTCGTCCGTATCCTCGTTTCTCCAGCGGATGGGCCGGAGCGGGCGGCGCGGGAAAGCGGCCTATGTTGCCTGGATTCTCAAAAACCCCTGTGAACTTCTCTGCAGTTGTGCTATCATCGAATGCGCCATGGAACGATCAACGGAAATCCTCGTGCCCCTCAAAAAGCCCTATCCTGTTCTTCTCCAGCAGCTCTTCCTGAACCTGCACCGGCGGAAAACGGCAAGCCGACGGCAGCTGGGAACGGAACTGCTCTCGCACCCGGCTTTTTCTTCCATCAGTGAATGCGAGCTGCAGGACCTCATCACCCATCTCATCTCTACGGGGTATCTCACGGCCGACGGCGAACTGCTGATGCCGGGAAGCGAGGCCGAGCGGGTCTTCGGGCGCTCCAACTGGAAGGATCTCTACTCGGTGATCACGGGCGGGGGAGAGTACCGGGCTGTGACTCCTGATGGCGATGTCATCGGGAACCTGGATACACGGTTTGTCCGCAGCCACGAGGCCGGGGGGGGGATATCGCTTGGTGGCCAGTCATGGTCGGTCGTCAAGCGGGATGAGGGGCACAATCTCGTGGTCGTGGTGCCCGGAGCAGCAGAGTCGTCTTCCCGCATCTTCTGGACGGGGGGGGGCGGGGAAGAAGGATACTCCCCGCTCGTATGCCGGATGATCCAGAAAATCCGGGCCCGGGGATCCTGCCTGCCTCTCCCAAAGCCGGAGCAGGAACTCCTCCGGCAGGCATTTGAACGCATCCCTGACGGTGCAGGAGAGTCGGGTCTTCTCATCTGTGAGCGGGTATCAGTGCAGGGAAGAGAAGTATTCATCCTCTCCCTGCAGGGCAGCAGGTTCAACCGGATTCTTTCGCTCCTGCTGAAACGTGAGCTTGGCGGACCGGTACAGGTGCGGTACAATGATTTTTCTGTCCGGGTCCAGCGGGCGGGAAAGGACGGGGCTGCAAAGAGGGTATTGTCCGCTCTCCAGCGCCTCCGGCATCTCTCCCGGCCGGCTGTTGGGGAAGCCCTTCCCCTTCCCCCCGATGAAGCCGGGAAATTTGGCCGGCTGCTCCCGCTCCCGCTCTACCGCGGGATGATCCTCGCCGATTATTACCATATCGATGAGTATATGGCCCTTATCCGGGACATCCCCATGTCCACCGGGAGCGATGTCATGACACCGGATCACAAAGGGGGTCCGGATACGGTATCCGGAGAAAATCCGGATCCGGCGTCCTTTCAGACCGGACTATCGCAATAG
- a CDS encoding symporter small accessory protein — protein sequence MILGIPDFQILLGYGLALGFTLACIVYGWLNWNKGGNGNGS from the coding sequence ATGATTCTTGGAATTCCTGATTTCCAGATATTGCTCGGCTATGGTCTGGCCCTTGGCTTTACGTTAGCGTGTATCGTGTATGGTTGGCTGAATTGGAACAAGGGAGGCAACGGCAATGGCAGTTAA